One Oncorhynchus mykiss isolate Arlee chromosome 25, USDA_OmykA_1.1, whole genome shotgun sequence genomic window, gtattttgttttttgctCAGAATGTTTCTTGTAGTATTACCTACAGACataaataacttttggatattagATCGGCGGTCACTCACCAGAATTTCGAGCAGATATTTGACTTCACTGACTTGGATCCTTTGTTTGAACTTCACGAGGTAGCTCTATTCATCCTGGGGGCTGCACCAAAATGCTGCCCCCGGAGAAGAGGTAGAAGGAGTGGAGCCCTATATTACTCGCTAACGTTTAGTCCCTGGACAtcaaagtagacgagctcagggcgaggatctccctCCAGAGAGaaatcagggactgtaacatactctgttttacAGAAGCATGGCTCTCTCTGGAGATATTGTCCCTGTCGATTCAGCCAGCAGGGTTCTACGTCAATCACGTGGACAGGAAGAAAGAACTATCCGGGAAAAATAAAGGCAGAGGGgtttgtttcatgattaacaactcatggtgtgatcgtggtaacatacaggaactcaagtctttTTGTTTTCCCAATCTGGAATACTTTACCATCAAATGCCGACCTCATTACCCCCCAAGATAATTTTCTTCGGTCATCATCACTGCCATGTAATCCATgcatcaagattgttttgatcacgcagactgggaaATGTTACGGGTGGCCTCTGAAGTATACAATGACTCTGTGACTGGGTTAATCAGGAAGTGCAttgaggatgttgttcccactttGATGACTAGCACTTATCCAAACCAAAACCCATGGACAGATGGCAGCATTCGAGCAAAACTGAAAATataaaccaccacatttaaccatggtaaggtgactgggaacatggacgTGTATAAACAGACCAGCTACgtcctccataaggcaatcagaGGCTAAGCGAGGAGGTGAGAACCAGAGTGGCGGTGGGAAAATATCCTccccctcaacgtcaacaaaatgaaggagctaaTCGTGGACTGCAGGGGACAACAGAGCGAGCACGCCCAACACATCCCTGGGGGCAcattgcctgccctccaggacatctacagcacccattgtcacaggaaggccaagaagatcataaAGAACCTCAGCCACacaagccatggcctgttcacacTGGGATCAAGAATGAGAAACAgccatctccaggccatcagactgtcaaCCAGTCACCACTAGCCTTAGTCCTAGCCGGCTACCATCCAGTACTctaccttagagactgctgccctatgtacatagtcattggacactggtcactttaataatttttTACATACTATTTcacccactttatatgtatatactgtattcttgtCATAGATCATcctataactactgctgtacacaccttttctattcatatactttccatactgtcattacacaccattatatgtatatatacattacACACCTATACATTATCTGTATATATTCTTATATTCCGGGCTTTGACATTGCacattctgatatttttttatttctttatatCTTTTTTCTGGATTATGGGTGTGTTTTtgttattgctaggtattactggtaaagtgaaagggggatacctagtcagttgtacaacggaatgccttcaactgaaatgtgtcttcgaCATcttctgaatcagaggtgcggaggtctgccttaatcgacatccacaacttcggcgcccggggaacagtgggttagctgccttgctcaggggcaaaacgacagattttttttaccttgtcagctcgggaattagatccagaaacctttcggttactggcccaacactcttctgctatctgagcagctaaccgatcgctgcagctgtacatagtctatcggtaaatagcccacccaattttacctacctcatccccatactgtttacatttatttacttttctgctcttttgcacaccagtatctctacctgtacatgaccatctgatcatttatcactccagtgttaatccgcaagaattgtaattattcgcctacctcctcatgccttttgcacacaatatatatagactctcttttttttctactgtgttattgacctgttaattgtttactccatgtgtaactctgtgttgtctgttcacactgctatgctttatcttggccaggttgcagaacttgttctcaactagcctacctggttaaataaaggtgaaataaaataaaataaacatacatTCTGACCAAATGCTGTTCATTCATGATATTGTTTGAATCTTGTAATAGAGTAATGACATACAGTCGACTTCTGATGAAGAATGAATTCTCCCAGATCATCCTATACTTATGATAACCACTGGTTGTCTACAATGAAGTAATCGTTTCCCTTTACTACTGGTCTGTAGGCTGCCTTGAACCTCCCATCCGGATGGCGGGGCTGTTGTACATTGCGGGGCTCGCAACCCACTAAAAACAAAGAACGTTCTCAAATTCCTTGACTAGAACGCGGAAGTAGGATTGGAGACGACTTTGTTAAGACAAACCAGTACAAAGAGAACCAGTTTTAGCCTGTCTTCATTAAGAGAAATCCCCGATCATTGTAAGCGACCATGGCTAACTAAGGTCATGCGTAGAATTGCGTCATCGAGTCGGCTCGTGCCGAAATGCGCATGCGCCAGCTGTtaaatcaaaggcactccttcgataTTAAGTTGTTTTTGACCTAAATGAAAATgtgtcactttcacgaggttgaAGTAATTACATGTTCAACTGCTTAAAACATTGACTCGAATCTAGGTTGTACCTCTAGATTTCGAGAATTTTATTCAACCAAGGAATCAGTTTTACCCTTCTGTCATTGACTTGTCAAACCACGGCTTGTCCGTTTCGCAAGTCTCGCGACCTTTGGGTGGAGTAAACAAAGACCCACTACTAACTGAACTGAACAGGCTACCGAATCCTCAGTCGACCGAAATGTCTCAACTACAGTTGTTGCGTGTATTTTTAAATGAGCGTTTAATGGCGGCTGCTGTGGAGATTTTCGGGGCAGTTGAGAAAACGGTAGTGGAGTACGAGGAGGAGAATGATCGGCTACGGAGACTTCTGCGGGTCACACCGGAGATAACACTATGCAGAAAAGGTTCGTATGTAATTTAGCTATGTAGATTCACTGATAGCTAGCTATAGTTCTACCGAATTAACTGTTTAAGCTAACAGGAATCAAACATTTTCATAGATTTTTAACCCCtaggcaaccctggtcctggaccgccgcaggcacttcatgtttttgatCTAACCGACCTTGAAGACCAGGTGTTTTGAATTTAGGCAATCATTGAACTGATCAATTAGTtcagttggtcaggtgtggtgGCTAGTTGAAACAAAATCCTGCGGCACTCCAGGAAACAAGTTGCCTACCATAAACAGTTACCAACATATTTTTGACCTCAAGAAGAAACTTATTGGAAAAAGCAACAATCATAGTTTGAGTTTATTTATTCTTGCTCACAGATAAAACTGAAGAAATGCAGAATTTATATTACTAATAATTGCAAAACACTCATTTAAAATGCATAACACATAATACTGAACACTTGAAACATTAATAATACTGAACACTTGAAACATTAACAGGACATTTTTCATGATGGAAATTGAAGTATTAATGTGATTTTTAAAACATAATTTTGGGGCCTGCGTTTTGCAGGCGGTTCATACGGgcagttatacaggacagttcGTGGCTGTTTCTCAGGAGCCTGGTGGTGCAGTTACCTTTGAGGGAGCAGGTCATTCAGCAGGCCACCACCCTTTGCCTTCTTCTGGTGGTGTAGCTGTGGAGCCAGGAAAGTAACCTTGGACACAGGAGCTTTGCGTGATCATTTTGATCAAAGGCTTTGGACAAGTTTATCAGCAAGTTACACCCTCACCATTGTTGGTTTTCTGGAGTCTGTAGCTGTCAGCCAGGAGTGTGGCTTTCACAAGGGTGGTAGTAGTGCTAGACTTGGTAGGTAGGCATACTGATTCGTGCACTCTGATAAAACTGTTGGCATTAGTTATTTTTAAACGATGAAGCTCCTGGATTTTTCCAAGGCATGAAGTTAGAGAGATGGGCCTCCAGTCACTTGTTGTACATGGGTTTGACACTTTAGATATTGGACATACATTGGCAATCTTCCAGGTAGCAGGAATAGTCCCCCTGCCAATAGGAGGTGTTAACTATGTGTGTGATGACAGGGGCTAGATCTCCTGCTCTTTTAGTAGCCAGGCTGGAATGCCATCAGGACCACACGCTTTATGTGGGCTGAGTCTGGTCAGAGCTTGCTTTATCTGGCCAATGCTGCACAGCTCAACCTGCCTGTAGGCATGGGCAGGGGGAAAATGCCAAGCGGTGTGGTGCTTGTCCATGCCTCAGCAAAAAACATCAGCCATGTCGTCGTCTTCAATTCCCCCAACCTGTATTCTCCCTCCTGGTGTTGTTTTTCATCCCAGTCCTTTGTTAATGAAGTCCCATCATTCCTTAGGGTTTTACTTCTATAGATCCTGGATTTCAAATTTGTAGTAGTTTGTCTTTGCTTCCTTGATAAGCATTTGTGCTGTGTTTCTGTATTTTCTCAATTTCATTGTTTTTCCCCATCtgttgaaaatatgtattttcctgatGGCAGCCTTTATTCGTTCAGTCATCCAGGGCTTGTCCAGTGTTTCTTATTGGCATGCATACATCATGTGTAGTTTGAATGCAGGAGTGTAACGTCTCCACCTTTGCATCGATGCTCTCCACCTCATATATGGCAGACCACGCAGTACTGGCCATACATCGTGCCAAGGCCTCCTGTCTGTTCTGGGTTACCAGACATTATTTTTTTCCCGCTGCACCTCGCTTCTCCCTCCTGATGTTGTGTTTGAGGAGAACAGCAGACATTTGTGATCACTGGATCCGAGAGGAGCAAGTACAGTGGGGGTGTTGCAGCGATTCTTCATATTTGTAAGGATCAGATCTAGGATGGTGTCCCCTCTGGTCTTGTCTTTGACCACTTGTTTCATGTCTGGATGGGAGTTTGTCAGCATCTTGATGGGCAGGTGATTAAAGTCCCCACACAGGATGAGACCCATTTGGAGAGAGGACATCCTGATCACATCGACAGTGTTTATGAGATAACACTTCAGCAGAACACTGTGGATTTTTTTATTTGCCCATGGTGGATGGTAGAGTACTCCCACTTCCAGAGTTGAAACTGAGCTGCGGAGTCGTTTAGGACGGAGCTGAAGCCACATACACTCAAATACCTATTTCTCTAGGTCAGTTCTTCTCTTTTCCTGCATACTGTGATTCACATACATAGCCACGTCccatcctctcatcccctctctggACCTGTCATTTCTGAGCAGCTGATAGTCTTGTATGAAAAGAGATTCATCTAGGATATTTTCGTGGGCCCAAGTTTCAGTGACACATCCAATGTCTGCATTTACTGATTGAAGAAGCAGTTCAAATTCATCCACTTTGTTTATCAATGATCTTGAATTAGGAACATTTGGAGTCTCTGGGGCTTTTTTGGACATATTTGCGACTTTGCATAATACATTTAGAACTCTGCATTCAAGTGAGTGATTGTATTGATGTATTTTAGATTTGTTACCTTCTATTGTCAGTATTTTCCTCAATCTGCCCTTACAAGCTGTATTCCCTCTCACCCAGCTTCTTGTGCACATTATCCCGTGCCCTGAAGTTTATCTTGGATATGCGGTGCCAGTGGAGATGCATGTTTTTTGTAAAATCGTAAAAAATGTGATGAGTATTCCACAACGTTTGTACAATCCATCGTTGTCAAAGCCATGCTTACTCCATTAAAAGAGCAAGGAAAAGTATGCAGCGGGACAAAACGTATACGTTACTCTCGAGCAGCTGCCTGGAAGCGCCAACCTGCTTTGTGTGCCTGCTACATTAGCAAAATATCAACTTATTTCTTACATGTACTAATTACTATTATCTGAAAGAAAAGTTGACGATGAGACTAATTGTAGCATATTCTGTAAAACAAAAAGATCAATGTTTCCTTTATGGCCAACTAATCAACCTATACCGCCCCAGATATTACCATAAGCCCGTCCTCCTCAATtagggtgccaccaacctcctgtttTCTGAATGTAAATCCGAGACTGTGGATTTAGTATACCTTTTGATTGGTGTGTATTCAGTTGTGGATCTCCagcatccatttcgtatgatgcTGTATGTTACGATTTAcaagggaagggttagctaacatgctaagtagttgctaaAATGCTAAGGCAGCTGCAATCCACATTAGTACTAAAAAGCTGATTTACCATTATTTGATTATAGTATCATCTAGTTTTCACAATGTTGAAATAAATATTTGTGGTAAACAATTGCCATTTAAAGTTATACTTCATTTTATTGACAAAAAAGTGATTCATCTATTGATCCAGAGACATTGAGTTTTCTTTATTTAGCAATGCTGTAAGTGAAACAATGGAAGTGGTAGCTGCTATGGTAGCTCTTAAACTCTAGGCTGCATTTAGCTCAAACCCTTCTCTGTAcaatgctttcagaaagtattcacatcaccttactttttccacattgttgtattacagcctgaatttaaaatggattaaattgagattttgtgttactggcctacacacaataccctataatatcaaagtgaaattatggcattggaaaacctccctggtctttgtggttgaatctgtgtttgaaattcacggCTCGACTGATgaaccttacaattatctgtatgtgtgagatacagagatgaggtagtcatttaaaaaatcatgtttaacacGATTATTGCACActatgagtccatgcaacttattatgtgacttgttaagcacatgtttactcctgaacttatttaggcttgtcataacaaaggggtgaatacttcttgactcaagacatttcagctattcacttttaattaatttgtttttaaaaattactaaaaacataattccacattgacaatatggagtattgtgtgtaggccagtgacaatcgcaatttcatacatttttaattccggctgtaacacaacaaaatgtggataaagtcaaggggtgtgaatactttctgaagaaactgtgtgtgtatatatatatacgtttggacacctactcattccagggtttttattttatttgaactattttctacattgtaggataatagtgaagagccaccgtgcttctacacctgcattgcttgctgtttggggttttaagctgggtttctgtacagcactttgatatatcagcggatgtaagaagggctatgtaaataaatacatttgatgacatcaaaactgtgaaaaaacacacatggaatcatgtagtaaccaaaaaagtgttaaacaaatccaaatgtatttgagattcttcaaagtagccaccctttgccttgatgacagctgtgcacactcttggcattttctcaaccagtttcatgaggaatgcttttccaacagtcttgaaggagttcccacatatgctgagcatttgttggcagcttttccttcactctgcggtccaattcatcccaaaccatctcaattgggttgaggtcaggtgattgtggaggccaggtcatctgatgcaccactccatcactctccttcttggtcaaatagtcattacacagcctggaggtgtgtggggtatttgtccttttgaaaaacaaatgatagtcccactaagtgcaaaccagatggaatggcgtatcgctgtggtagccatgctggttgtgtgccttgaattctaaataaatcagacagtgtcaccagcaaagcaccatcacacctcctccatgctttacgatgggaaccacacatgtggagatcatccattcacctactctgcatctcacaaagatatggcggttggaaccaaaaatctcaaatttggactcagatcAAAGGACTGTCGATTCTCTTTGCTTAattcagctgttcttgccataatataaacagggtattttaccaaataggtcaatcttctgtataccagccctgcctggtcacaacacaactgattggctcaaacgcattaagaaggaaagaaatcccactatttaacttttaacaaggcacaactgttaattgaaatgcattccaggtgactacctcatgaatctggctgagagaatgccaagagagtgcaaagctgtcatcaaggcaaagggtggctacttataaaatagaaaatattttgatttgtttaactttcttttttggttactacatgattccatacgtgttgttttcatagttttgatgtcttcactattattctacaatgtagacaattgtaaaaaaaaaaataaacaaagacccttgagtaggtgtgtccaatgttgactggtactgtaaatatacacacatacagtactgttcaaaagtttggggtcacttagaaatgtccatgtttttgaaagaaaagcacttttttggtccattttaaaataacatcaaattgatcagaaatacagtgtagacattgttaatgttgtaaatgagtaTTGTAGCTGgcaacagctgatttttaatggaatatctacattggcgtacagaggcccattatcagcaaccatcaagtTGATTGACAAAGTCATGATAAATTGGAAGAATTTAATAAACCACCTTTGGACTGTGAAATATTCCTCTGGGTCAAAATGACTGATTTATAATACCTAGTTTACATCACCAAATGGTGCCCAGGAAATAATTAAATCCAATTGTTATCACCCCCCCTCCAATTCAAAACCAAACATGGATGTCAATgtttgctcgcacatgcttcgGTCTACTTCCTGACTGCAGCAACATGATACCTGTGTTGCGAGGCTGATTAGCTaggacagacaggtgtgtgtgcaaaGCGATAACAACATACGATCCATGTACGGGGATTGTAGCATCTAATTTATGGATTTAATTATTTCCTGTGCACCACTCTGTGATGCAGAAGACCCGTTCCTTATCAGAACCGTCCACCGATGACAGATATACCCTCCTAAAAGCGTTGCcaaacaggcacagacacaggtTGTTAAATAAGTCGCACGTTTGGCTCGTGTTATAGCCTACTGCTAGATACAATCTCGGTCTAGAAGCTGAGCCTAGCTATCTGCACTCGGGCACATCTAAAGGCTGTATAGATCATAGAAGTCTATAATTCACCTTTATGATTCAAGTGTTCTATATTAATTTTGTGGTATATAGAtaacctctgctcctcctctccctttctccagactccctgcagctctctctcgctgtctctgaaGAGGAGGTTCCCTCTGAGCAGCAGCACTGTGAGCAGGAGTGGAGCCACAGTCTGGGGCAGGAGGATCTAGAGCCCACACAGATTAAAGAGAAACATGAGGAACTCAGGACCagtcaggaggaagagcagcttcaaGGGCTGGAGCCTGATATCATAGAGTTCAAATTCACTCCTTCCTGTGTGAAAAGTGAACGTGATCAGGAAGACCCACTTTGGTCCTTGACTCTGTCCcaaacagtggagaacagagaGTGTGACTCTAAACTAGTGGATCCTAAACCTTTTGGCACTGTGACCCACCTAAAGGGTTATGAAATGCTCTGTGACCCTCCAGATAATCAAAACATTGTCTACAGCCACAGCTCAGCCTTAAGCAGCAACCCAGTAGGACTTGACCGAAGCCAACCATTGGATCCAAACCCACCAATGGAGGAACACTGTTCCAAACCCAGCACCACATCTATAAAAACTCATCGCTGCTGTGACTGTGGCAAAATGTTTCCTCTCACAGCTGACCTGCAGAGGCATGTGACTCTCGCCAAGAAGAGACTCAGCGAATGTCACTTCTGCAAAAAACAGTACATTTCCACCTGTAAACTGAAGGCCCATGTCCGACTCTGTCACAGTGGGAAACCCTGCACCTGCCCCTTTTGTGGCAAGACCTTCAAACAAAAAGGAAATCTGTCCATGCACATGaggattcacacaggagagaaaccatttagctgtggttactgtgggaaaagcttcaatcACAAGGGAGACCTAAGAAGACATAtactgactcacacaggagagaaaccatttagctgtaATTTTTGTTGTAAGTGCTTCAATCAGAAGGGGGACCTAAGGAGGCATAcactgactcacacaggagagaaaccatttagctgtggtgaATGCGGTAAAGGCTTCATACGCAAGGAGCACTTAACTGCACATATACGGATTCACACAGTAGAGTAATCATCACACAGCAAAGTAATAATTTATCTGTGGTGACTGTGAAAAGCGTAAATCATAAGGGGAAGCTGAATATGTATATACGGACTCACACAGGGGAGATAT contains:
- the LOC118944236 gene encoding zinc finger protein OZF-like gives rise to the protein MSQLQLLRVFLNERLMAAAVEIFGAVEKTVVEYEEENDRLRRLLRVTPEITLCRKDSLQLSLAVSEEEVPSEQQHCEQEWSHSLGQEDLEPTQIKEKHEELRTSQEEEQLQGLEPDIIEFKFTPSCVKSERDQEDPLWSLTLSQTVENRECDSKLVDPKPFGTVTHLKGYEMLCDPPDNQNIVYSHSSALSSNPVGLDRSQPLDPNPPMEEHCSKPSTTSIKTHRCCDCGKMFPLTADLQRHVTLAKKRLSECHFCKKQYISTCKLKAHVRLCHSGKPCTCPFCGKTFKQKGNLSMHMRIHTGEKPFSCGYCGKSFNHKGDLRRHILTHTGEKPFSCNFCCKCFNQKGDLRRHTLTHTGEKPFSCGECGKGFIRKEHLTAHIRIHTVE